The Pseudomonas sp. MM223 genome segment GTTCCACACCAGGCGGCACCGGTAGCCCGGCATCGCCGATCACCAGGATATCGCCATGCCCCATGCCGGCAATGACCCGCGACAGGGCAACGTTCAGCAAGGGGGTTTTCTTCATGGTGTGAGCTCCGCCAGGTAGGGGATTGACGGCTGGGCACCGGCACGGGTAACCGACAAGGCTGCGGCACGCTGGCCAAAGGCAATGGCTTCGCCCTCCCCCAGCCCCCTCACCAGCCCGGCAGCAAAACCTCCAATGAAGGTATCGCCAGCAGCCGTGGTGTCCAGCGGCTGCACCACAGGCGCCGGGAAATGCTGGTGCCCGGTGGCAGTCACCAGCAAGGCCCCTTGCGCACCCAAGGTAATGATCACTTTGCCCGCCCCCAGTTGCAGCAAATGTTCGCCAGCACGCCGGGCGCTTTCCTGGTCAGTGACTGCCACGCCGGTCAGGGCCTCGGCCTCGCTTTCGTTAGGCGTAAGGTAATCGATGCGGGCAAACCAGTCCGCTGGCAAGGGCCCGGTGGCCGGCGCCGGGTTCAGGATCACCTGTTTGCCCAGTTCATGGGCCCTGGCCAGGGTCCAGGCCACGGTGTCGGCCGGCACTTCCAGCTGGCAGATGACCACCTCGGCCGCCTGCAGCAGTGCATCGAAGCGCTGCACCGATTGCGGCGTCAGCAGGCCGTTGCCGCCAGGAATGATGACAATGCAGTTCTGGCTGGCAGCATCCACGGTGATCAGCGCCACCCCGCTGGACATACCCGGGCAGGTACTGACGCCCTGGCAGTCGATGCCCTCCACATACAAGGCCCGGTGCAGTTGCCGGCCATAGTCATCGTCACCCACGTTGCCAATCATCGCCACGCTGCCGCCCAGCCGCGCCACCGCCACGGCCTGGTTGGCGCCCTTGCCGCCCGGCACGGTGAAAAAGCTTTCGCCGGCAAGTGTTTCGCCGGCCCGGGGCAGGCGCTGGGCGCGGGCCACCAGGTCCATATTGAGGCTGCCGACCACCACAACCTTGGCATTCATGACGTTTCCTTAGCGTTAGCGGTAATCGTTGAACAAGTCCGGGCGCGGCCCGGTGGACTCTCGCAAGACGATGCGCGGGGCAACGATGCGTTGCTCCGCCGCGCCTTGGCGGGGTGTACCTATACGTGTCAG includes the following:
- the rbsK gene encoding Ribokinase (*Name rbsK); translated protein: MNAKVVVVGSLNMDLVARAQRLPRAGETLAGESFFTVPGGKGANQAVAVARLGGSVAMIGNVGDDDYGRQLHRALYVEGIDCQGVSTCPGMSSGVALITVDAASQNCIVIIPGGNGLLTPQSVQRFDALLQAAEVVICQLEVPADTVAWTLARAHELGKQVILNPAPATGPLPADWFARIDYLTPNESEAEALTGVAVTDQESARRAGEHLLQLGAGKVIITLGAQGALLVTATGHQHFPAPVVQPLDTTAAGDTFIGGFAAGLVRGLGEGEAIAFGQRAAALSVTRAGAQPSIPYLAELTP